In the Candidatus Latescibacterota bacterium genome, TCGTTATTGAATCCGAGTCGGTGAAGAGGGTCAGGTCTCTCTGGGAATCGCTAATACCGTATAGGGAAAGAGAATCTGTATTCTCGGCAGCGAATTCCCGGATAATGACTTCTGAGATACCGGTGAGGTACGGTTGTATGAAATTCTTGTCGGCACCTATCTTCGTACCCTTTATCAGCCACGCACCGAGACTTCTCTCGAAACTTATACTGCTTTCTCCTGTCTTTACGTTGAAAGCAACGATGGAATCAGGAGAAATATCCATGAAAGATTTTTCACGGAGATGATATAAAGTCTTTTTTACAAGATTCCGGGTGAGGGTTCTTGTAACGAAGACCCTCTCATCTCCTCCAACTCGAACGTAGCATTGAGAAGTGAGCGGTGTAGAATCACCGATGAGTAAAGTATCGATTCGTCCCGATGTGCCGTTAAAAAATATAATTGTAGCGTATGGAGGAAAGAGGCCATAATCCGCAAGGTTGCCGTCAGGGTCGAATTCATTATTCTTTATCCCGGGGATCATCTGGGAAATAAGGTGTTCGATAGTAGAAACGGCTCCTCGTGTGACAGTCGGATAGACTATGAGCCAGCCGATTTCATCGCAAAGAAAATGTATGTTTTGTCCCTCGGGATTAGTGAAATGGACACTGTCGACTTCTTCGATAGTATATGGAATGACTCTTCTTGATAACTTATTTTCAAGTTCCGATTTATTCTGCCCAGCCTGATCGACCAGGAAAAAATATGCCGCAAGTACCGCGAGAATGCATATGAGAACGACAGGTGTCTTCCAGTTCATGATTACCTCTTAATCCGATCGGCGGATGCGGAGAGTAACGAACAATCCGGCAAGGGCGAAAAGGGCCGGAAATCCAATGACGGACAACCAGAATACAACAAGTCCCTGCCGTGAAGATAGAAGTACCGGCTGGTTGAGTCGATCCGCAGGTCTTATAGAGATCAGATCCTCTTCTTCAGCCAGCCAGTTTATGGTGTTCAGGATGAGGTCCCTGTTTCCGGAAAGCCGTATGTTTCCGTTTGCGGTGAAATCACTGTCGCCGAAAACGACGACCCTGGTTATTTTCGATGGCGTGTCTGATAGTGTGTCTCCAGGAGCGGGTGGAAGTTCCATTTCCCCCGAAGCTATAAGCGAAATTGGTCCGGGAATGTCGTCGGGCGCTTCGTACTGGGTCTTGCCAATATCTAAAAGAGTGTCGATACTGGTCTCGGCATAGGCCTCCTCGTCTGTCTTTCCAAGTATGGTGACTGTCACAGCATCCGGCAGACTTTCTCTGACGTTGACGGACCTCGCCTGGGGGAAAAAGGAAAAAAGACGAAACTGATCTGTTATGGGATGTTTTCCGTACTGGTTTACTACAGGCGTGAGGTAATTTCCTGCCAGAGTCTTTCCGAATTTGTCGATGATGATGTCATCTCCGATCCCTATTCCGAAGGCTGATGCGATCGAGGCGATATATGGGATGTCGACGATCGGATCGAGGAGGAGAAGTACGTTTCCCCCTGATGTGAGATAGTCGAATATCAGATTCCGCTCCGGTTTGAGGAAGTCATTTTTAGGGCCTGCAATAACAAGCAGTTTGCAATCGTGGGGGACTTCTTCGCTTCCGAGCGGCAGGAAATCAGCAATCCCGAAATTTTCCATCCTCAACGCTTCTGAAAGAGAACTCAGACCAGAGGGTTCACCGTCTTCGATGGATCTTTCACCATGACCCGTCGTAAAGTAGATCATTTTCTTTTCTGGAGAAAGAACAGCCCTGATGGAGTTTGTGACACGTTGCTCCGACCAGCTTTCAAGAAGATCGATACGTTCCCCTGATTCGATGTAGATATTGTTGTAATTTTTCAGGTCGTATCTATTCGCGGTGATGGGGTCCTGGTCAGGATCGACGAACCGGAAGCTTATTTTTGGTGTGCAGGACCTGTATTCTGAAAGCAAGTCGAATACTACCGTTTTTTCAGGAACACCTTCCCTGAAAAAGCAGGTGAACTTCACGTTGTCTTTAAGGTTCCCCAGAACTTTGGTCGTCTGAAGGGAGAGAGAGAACCTGTTGTTGCTGGTAGTATCAATCCTAAGGCTGTGTCGTTTTGAAAGAGCCTGCGCGAAGAAAAGGAGAGCGGCGATCACGACGATAGTAACTCCAGTGTTTATCCCGAATCTGGTTGAACGCTTTTGGCCCTCGGATGATGAGACTCTGGCTTCGATTATCAGCGCGAGGATGGAGAGTAAGAGACCTGCAAAAAGAGGGAGGAAAGCGGACCATCCACTGGAATAGAGAATGCCGTATATCACGCTACCCGCCACGGTAAGTATAAGGCCGGCGGGACCAACGATCTTTCTTAGAATGTCTTTCATCAGATCTTCCACCTGTTGGACTCAAGCGACTTGAGTGTGAGAAAAAAGAAGAAACCGCTCATGAATAGATAATAGGATATATCTCTTGTATCTATTATCCCCTTTGTGAAGGAATCGAGATGAAACAGTATTGAGAATTCAGAAAGTATCGCAGAGACGGTCGGTCCCGCAAAGGGTGCGGTCCATCCAATAATCAGAAAAAGAAGTGTCAATCCGAACGTCATCACACCAGCGACCATCTGATTAGATGTGGTTGATGAGAAGAAGGTCCCTATCGAGATAAATGATGCGCCCATCAGAAACAGTCCCAAGTAGCCTGCCATCAAAGGTATTATTTCCGGATCCGTGAAAATGAGGAGCAGTATGGGATAAAGGAACGTGGATGCGAGCATGACAGCATATACAGTCAGCGCGGCGAAATATTTTCCAGCGACCACAGCGAAGTCTGTCACAGGATATGTCAGGAGAAGTTCGAATGTACCCTGTTTCCTTTCTTCCGCCAGTAGCCTCATCGTAAGGAGAGGTAGGAGGATGAGAAGGATAACGCTGATGTTGCCCATCAGTGGCCTCATCACGCCGTCAATCAGGTTAAGGTTTCCGCTGAAGTCGTTATTCTTGATCGCCTGAAGCGATAGCAGGTTGTAGACTCTGAATATCGAGAAGAAAAAATAACCCGAAAGTACAAGGAATACAGTTATAGCAACGTAGGCTGTCACAGATGTGAAATAGTATTTGAGCTCTTTGCTGTATATCGCGCCGAATTTTTTCAAGAGGTCGCCTCCTCGGTAACAAGCTGGATGAAGATGTCCTCAAGAGAAAGTTCCTCATTATAGATTTCCAGAAGAGGGATGTTTTTGCTTACAAGTTTCCTGACTATGGCGTTTCGAACATCGGAATCGATTTCCGATTCGATGATATACTTTGATATCGATCCTTCATCGTCTTCTTTCCTTATCAGAAGGATCCCGTCTATGGATTCAAGAGCCGAGATGACATCTGCTGTCGGCACAGAATCACCGGTGGAGATTCTGGTCACTGACGATTTTTTAAGTCTGTCACGAAGATTATCAGGAGAATCGACTGCAATAAGCCGTCCTTTATTTATAATAATCACTCTGTGGCATACCTGATTCACTTCAGGAAGGATATGACTGCTGAGGATAATGGTCCGGTCGCGCCCAAGGTTGCGGATCAGCTGGCGGATGTCGATTATCTGCCTGGGATCAAGGCCTATCGTCGGCTCATCAAGGATCAGCAGCTCGGGATCGTGAAGTATGGCTTGTGCTATTCCGACACGTTGTTGATAACCTTTTGAAAGCTTTCCGATAGTCCTGTGAAATACTGATTCGATCCCGCATCCGGAAACAGCGTCATCCACAGCACTTTTCAGTCGGAGGGGGGACAGTCCCTTAAGTCGGCCGACGAAACGGAGATAATCGCAGACTCTCATGTCAGAATAGAGTGGTGATTTTTCCGGAAGATATCCTATCATTTTTCGGACTTCCATGGAATCCTTGACGATGTCGTATCCAAAGATCGAAGCGCTGCCAGAATCTGGAGGAAGAAAACAGGTGAGCATCTTCATCGTCGTCGTTTTGCCGGCTCCGTTGGGACCCAGAAATCCAAGGACCTCTCCCTTGGCGACCTCGAAACTGAGATTGTCGACAGCCTTGTTCAGGCCATAATATCTTGAGAGTCCGTTCACACGGATCAAAGTAAAACCTCCGGACATCAAAAATTGCATCTGGGCTAAATGTTCTATTCACCGAACATCAATAATTTAAACTAATTTCTTTTCGGTGGGGTGTCAATCTGGTATTGTCCTGTTCCGACGGTTTTCAGGACTTTTATGGAACAATATTAAGGAATGAGACGTAATTGATAGGGAATGGGCACTTAATTGAAGACAGGCCGATGAAAAGGAAGGAAATAATGATGAGAAAGCTGGTCCTGGTGTTTCTTGCTGTATCGATCCTGCTGCCTTCGACCGGAGCGTTTGCGGCCGAGGCGGAAGATGTCGTATATTCTGCTTTTTTCCCTGGGTTGGGGCAGTTCCGTTCAGGCAGATATGCCAGGGGAACGCTGTTGTTCGGCGCGGAGATCGTTGCGCTGGGCTGGCTCGGGGTGGCTGATATACAGTATGACAGGAAGGTCGAAGCTTATGACCAGGCCAGGATAATGTATGAGAATGCCAGCTATATAGGGGACGCGCAGATCTATCATTCTCAGATGGTCGAAGCCTGGGATGATGCCGAAAGTCTAAATACTTACAGGAAAGTGCTGGTGGGCGCTGCTATCGGAGTATGGGTCGTCAGTGTGGCGGATATGATATGGGGGCCAGAAGCGGAGACCCCGCTATTGACATTTGAGCCTCGCCACGATGGATTCATGGTATGCAGGACATTCACGTTCTAGAGAAGGAGATAGAGATGAAGCGTATTGCACGCCTTATATTGATAATAACGCCGCTATTACTAATGTCCTGCAGTGCTGACCATGGTGATTCACCTGCCGGATTTGACTTCTCAGCTCCGGATTCTCCGACAGACTTCACGGTGACAACAAGCCCGAACGAATTGACTCTGGAGTGGGATTATCCTGGCGATATAGCAGAAGTCAGCGAATTCAGAGTCTACTATTTCTATG is a window encoding:
- a CDS encoding DUF4340 domain-containing protein — protein: MNWKTPVVLICILAVLAAYFFLVDQAGQNKSELENKLSRRVIPYTIEEVDSVHFTNPEGQNIHFLCDEIGWLIVYPTVTRGAVSTIEHLISQMIPGIKNNEFDPDGNLADYGLFPPYATIIFFNGTSGRIDTLLIGDSTPLTSQCYVRVGGDERVFVTRTLTRNLVKKTLYHLREKSFMDISPDSIVAFNVKTGESSISFERSLGAWLIKGTKIGADKNFIQPYLTGISEVIIREFAAENTDSLSLYGISDSQRDLTLFTDSDSITISFGNVTEDLVYAVRSGLTKVVRLEKRIDQVFSWLDDDVLVMNISYFIPDQVHSLKWETADHSQTISFEGDAWKADSPESGVIATKNVYYLLTLLRGLVFDEILRAGETIDFDAPVEENSTKIILMDINGKTIDVILISREIDGTETASSITTGTSGSIKPDTFEEIRRIYIRFIREGGGDSRK
- a CDS encoding GldG family protein, giving the protein MKDILRKIVGPAGLILTVAGSVIYGILYSSGWSAFLPLFAGLLLSILALIIEARVSSSEGQKRSTRFGINTGVTIVVIAALLFFAQALSKRHSLRIDTTSNNRFSLSLQTTKVLGNLKDNVKFTCFFREGVPEKTVVFDLLSEYRSCTPKISFRFVDPDQDPITANRYDLKNYNNIYIESGERIDLLESWSEQRVTNSIRAVLSPEKKMIYFTTGHGERSIEDGEPSGLSSLSEALRMENFGIADFLPLGSEEVPHDCKLLVIAGPKNDFLKPERNLIFDYLTSGGNVLLLLDPIVDIPYIASIASAFGIGIGDDIIIDKFGKTLAGNYLTPVVNQYGKHPITDQFRLFSFFPQARSVNVRESLPDAVTVTILGKTDEEAYAETSIDTLLDIGKTQYEAPDDIPGPISLIASGEMELPPAPGDTLSDTPSKITRVVVFGDSDFTANGNIRLSGNRDLILNTINWLAEEEDLISIRPADRLNQPVLLSSRQGLVVFWLSVIGFPALFALAGLFVTLRIRRSD
- a CDS encoding ABC transporter permease; amino-acid sequence: MKKFGAIYSKELKYYFTSVTAYVAITVFLVLSGYFFFSIFRVYNLLSLQAIKNNDFSGNLNLIDGVMRPLMGNISVILLILLPLLTMRLLAEERKQGTFELLLTYPVTDFAVVAGKYFAALTVYAVMLASTFLYPILLLIFTDPEIIPLMAGYLGLFLMGASFISIGTFFSSTTSNQMVAGVMTFGLTLLFLIIGWTAPFAGPTVSAILSEFSILFHLDSFTKGIIDTRDISYYLFMSGFFFFLTLKSLESNRWKI
- a CDS encoding ABC transporter ATP-binding protein — translated: MIRVNGLSRYYGLNKAVDNLSFEVAKGEVLGFLGPNGAGKTTTMKMLTCFLPPDSGSASIFGYDIVKDSMEVRKMIGYLPEKSPLYSDMRVCDYLRFVGRLKGLSPLRLKSAVDDAVSGCGIESVFHRTIGKLSKGYQQRVGIAQAILHDPELLILDEPTIGLDPRQIIDIRQLIRNLGRDRTIILSSHILPEVNQVCHRVIIINKGRLIAVDSPDNLRDRLKKSSVTRISTGDSVPTADVISALESIDGILLIRKEDDEGSISKYIIESEIDSDVRNAIVRKLVSKNIPLLEIYNEELSLEDIFIQLVTEEATS
- a CDS encoding fibronectin type III domain-containing protein, which gives rise to MKRIARLILIITPLLLMSCSADHGDSPAGFDFSAPDSPTDFTVTTSPNELTLEWDYPGDIAEVSEFRVYYFYEMYGLEEFVGTASGMTYIDEDLIGNMIYCYKVSAVDLDGHEGPRTGTICEMTQD